In Amyelois transitella isolate CPQ chromosome 13, ilAmyTran1.1, whole genome shotgun sequence, a genomic segment contains:
- the LOC106139859 gene encoding formin-like protein isoform X1, whose amino-acid sequence MGLITSRDQTMLDGPVASVKSHHVRQPSTRTRTKPPMPDRDELESRFVKVLASMDLPPDKAKLLRNYDLEKKWEIICDQDMVQAKDSPAHYLNKLRTYLDPKASRSHRKRKMVGDSTSTQVLRDLEISLRTNHIEWVREFLNEQNQGLDVLIDYLSFRLSMMRHEQRIALARSQSSDGINQVANTTTSDCSATPDPSATLNASWRRRARSSDTEDSAASPAVARRRTRHAARLNMGASTDDIHVCIMCMRAIMNNKYGFNMVIQHREAINSIALSLVHHSLRTKALVLELLAAICLVKGGHQIILSAFDNFKEVVGEPRRFHTLMEYFMNYDTFHIEFMVACMQFVNIIVHSVEDMNFRVHLQYEFTALKLDEYLERLRHCESEDLQVQISAYLDNVFDVATLMEDSETKTAALEKVNELEDELGHAHERMAALEREAMAKLGSLEAELAAARRERDQLAEARRQVAEEVSTLRRAQQDSRNRQSMLESKVQELESLTKSLPRGASMGAISTHALCNGNGATNGNGLPNGHHTPSPPPQPPAPPAPAPSLAPAPPPPPPPAPAPPAAPPPPPLGSFAPPPPAPPAPGMMPPPHQHDAMTIKRKVDTKYKLPTLNWIALKPNQVRGTIFNELDEERPRRRINFAEFEEKFRIGGASGAGSVDCDTDTLASFPSKRFRKPDTVSLLEHTRLRNIAISRRKLDTPVEKVIAAVNNLDLKQLPLESVEILQRMVPTEAEQKAYKEYVAEKKNINQLTEEDKFLMQLAKVERISAKLSIMSYMGNFFDNIHLITPQIHAIISGSSSVKSSQKLRNVLEIILAFGNYLNSSKRGPAYGFKLQSLDTLMDTKSTDKRMSLLHYIVGTIRQNFPELMNFDTELLYIDKAAQVSLENVVADVCELERGMELVRRECELRDQHRATNLLLLRDFLSNAADKLRRLRAETKHAQDSFASCVEYFGEAPRGCDANAFFSLLVRFTRAFKQADTENEQRRRLEQASQMADSVDPNKAKLTQKKQQEAVINELKTKSQAVGEKKLLHQDEVYNGALEDILHGLRSEPYRRADAVRRSHRRRINSHRLSKGLEELEV is encoded by the exons AAACGAAAAATGGTGGGCGATTCCACATCGACCCAAGTCCTCAGGGACTTGGAGATCTCCCTGCGAACCAATCACATAGA ATGGGTCCGCGAGTTTCTCAACGAACAGAACCAGGGTCTGGACGTGCTGATCGACTACCTGAGCTTCAGGTTGAGCATGATGCGGCACGAGCAGAGGATAGCGCTTGCCAGGAGCCAGTCCAGTGATGGTATCAACCAAG ttgCGAACACAACGACTTCCGACTGCAGCGCAACACCAGACCCCTCTGCTACCCTAAACGCCTCATGGAGAAGGCGAGCGAGATCTTCCGACACCGAGGACAGTGCTGCCAGCCCCGCCGTGGCCAGACGGAGAACTAGACACGCCGCCAGACTCAACATGGGCGCCTCCACCGACGATATACACGTGTGCATTATGTGTATGAGAGCTATTATGAACAATAAG TACGGCTTCAACATGGTGATCCAACATCGGGAAGCGATCAACAGCATTGCCTTATCCCTGGTGCACCATTCCCTAAGAACAAAAGCCCTGGTCCTAGAGCTACTGGCAGCGATATGCCTGGTGAAGGGCGGCCATCAGATCATATTGTCCGCGTTCGACAACTTTAAGGAGGTGGTGGGGGAGCCGAGGAGGTTCCACACGCTGATGGAGTACTTCATGAATTATGACACCTTCCACATCGAGTTTATG GTGGCGTGTATGCAGTTCGTGAACATCATCGTGCATTCCGTTGAAGATATGAACTTCAGGGTTCACCTTCAATACGAGTTCACAGCGCTCAAGCTTGACGAGTACCTCGAGAGACTGAGGCATTGTGAGAGCGAAGATCTACAG GTGCAAATCTCCGCGTACTTAGACAATGTGTTCGACGTCGCCACGCTGATGGAGGACAGCGAGACCAAGACTGCGGCGCTGGAGAAAGTCAACGAGCTGGAGGACGAGCTCGGACAT GCGCACGAGCGGATGGCGGCGCTGGAGCGCGAGGCGATGGCCAAGCTGGGCTCGCTGGAGGCCGAGCTGGCGGCCGCGCGCCGCGAGCGCGACCAGCTGGCCGAGGCGCGCCGCCAGGTCGCCGAGGAG GTTTCGACGTTACGGCGCGCTCAGCAAGACTCCCGCAACCGACAGTCGATGTTGGAGTCCAAGGTTCAGGAGTTGGAGTCGCTCACCAAGTCACTGCCCAGAGGTGCTTCAA TGGGCGCAATCTCCACACACGCGTTGTGCAACGGAAACGGCGCCACCAACGGCAACGGCCTCCCCAACGGGCACCACACGCCGTCCCCCCCTCCGCAGCCCCCCGCCCCGCCGGCCCCCGCCCCGTCCCTGGCCCCCGCCCCCCCGCCGCCGCCTCcccccgcgcccgcgccgcccgcaGCGCCGCCCCCGCCTCCACTAGGATCGTTCGCCCccccgccgcccgcgcccccCGCACCCGGCATGATGCCGCCGCCGCACCAACACGACGCGATGACGATCAAAAGGAAAGTCGACACCAAGTACAAGCTGCCCACGTTGAATTGGATCGCTTTGAAGCCTAATCAG GTGCGAGGCACGATATTCAACGAGTTAGACGAAGAGCGTCCCCGGCGGCGCATCAACTTTGCAGAGTTCGAGGAAAAGTTCCGCATCGGCGGCGCTAGCGGCGCGGGCAGCGTGGACTGCGACACCGACACGCTGGCCTCCTTCCCGAGCAAGAGGTTCAGGAAACCCGACACTGTGTCGTTGTTGGAACACACCAGGCTGAGGAATATTG caaTATCCAGAAGGAAACTAGACACGCCCGTCGAGAAAGTGATAGCGGCCGTCAACAACTTGGACTTGAAACAATTGCCTTTAGAAAGCGTAGAAATCCTCCAGCGAATGGTACCCACGGAGGCGGAGCAGAAAGCTTACAAAGAATACGTAGCAGAGAAGAAGAATATCAACCAACTCACAGAGGAAGACAAATTCCTCATGCAACTTGCAAAAGTAGAAAGAATATCGGCGAAATTATCAATAATGAGTTACATGGGGAATTTCTTCGACAATATACATCTGATAACGCCACAAATACACGCGATTATATCCGGTTCTTCATCAGTGAAATCGTCACAGAAGTTGAGGAACGTTCTGGAAATTATTTTGGCGTTCGGTAATTACCTGAATAGTAGTAAAAGAGGGCCGGCCTACGGTTTCAAGTTGCAGTCTTTGGATACGCTGATGGATACCAAATCGACTGATAAGAGAATGTCGCTGTTGCATTATATTGTGGGGACGATACGGCAGAACTTTCCAGAACTGATGAACTTTGATACTGAGTTGCTGTATATTGATAAGGCTGCGCAAG TCTCCCTAGAGAACGTTGTAGCAGACGTGTGCGAACTAGAGCGCGGAATGGAGCTGGTGCGGCGCGAGTGCGAGCTGCGAGACCAGCACCGCGCCACCAACCTGCTGCTGCTGCGGGACTTCCTCAGCAACGCCGCCGACAAGCTGCGGCGGCTGCGGGCGGAGACCAAGCATGCTCAG GACTCGTTCGCGAGCTGCGTGGAGTATTTCGGCGAGGCGCCTCGGGGCTGCGACGCGAACGCTTTCTTCTCGCTGCTCGTCAGGTTCACGAGGGCGTTCaag CAAGCGGACACGGAGAACGAACAACGACGTCGACTAGAGCAGGCATCGCAGATGGCGGACTCTGTCGACCCCAACAAGGCGAAACTCACGCAGAAGAAACAACAG GAGGCTGTAATCAACGAGTTAAAAACGAAATCGCAAGCCGTCGGCGAAAAGAAACTGCTTCACCAGGACGAGGTGTACAACGGAGCCCTAGAGGACATCCTGCACGGTCTCCGCTCGGAGCCCTACCGGCGGGCGGACGCCGTGCGGCGCTCCCACCGGCGCAGGATCAACTCGCACCGTCTCTCCAAAGGGCTGGAAGAACTTGAGGTATGA